The segment TCATCGACATCCAGTCCTACATGTAGTATCCTTTTCATTGATGGCCTCCTGTTTGTAAGTGTTTATTACTTTACACTTATAGGGTAACCAGTCCCAGGTTTATAGGAGGTCATCCATATTTTCTTGGGGATCCCTCCAATCAAGGGGACTCTGTCCCCTTGAAACCCCTGGCGGGGCGTGCGGGGATTATGCTTCTATCAAGGTAAGTCCGTACCATATGTTTGTGAACAGAGATGATTACACGTTGAAGTAAGGCAGTGCTTTTTTACCCAGGATTTGGAGCTACCCTCTCAACCCCTCGCTGGGCTTGGGAGCGCTGGGAAATGATTTTGGAAGTTAATTCTGCTTAAGGATTGATGTTGTTCTTTTCTAAAGCATCGATGATTGCATCACCAAGCTGGTTTCTCTGCTGGCTTCAGCTGCGAAATCGCTACTCCGCTGATGATCACGGCCATGGAGGCTAGTTTAGCCAGGTCGAAGCTCTCGCCGAGCAGCAGATAGGCGCTGAGGGCGGTGAAGACCGGAATCAGGTTCGTGAAGATATTGGTCCTGCTCACGCCGATGTCTTGGATTACCTGATTGTTGAATACAAAAGCCAGGGTCGAGGAAAAGACGGCCAGGTTCAGGATGTTGAGCACCAGCTCCCCGGCAACAGGCGTCTGCCGCACTGAGTCCAGTCCGTAGATCAGAAAAAGGGGAAGAAAATAGAGCACTCCAGCGGTATTCTGCCATGTGACCAGTGTCAGCGGAGAATATTTCTTCACCAGCCTGGCGCAGATCAGGTTGTAACTGACTGCGGACAATACGGCACCCAGCATCAGCAATATGCCGAGCGGCGAGTAGCGGAATGTCAGGTCCGGCCCCAGAATCAGAGATGCAACACCAGCCAGTGAAATGATCAACCCGATGATCCCGCTGCCGCTCAATCGCTCGCGGAGGAACAGGAACGCCCCTACAGGAATCAAGACCGGGATCATGGCTATGATCAGAGAAGCTACTGTGGAAGAAACATACTTTAGTCCCAGGCTTTCACAGAGAAAGTAAAGCAGCGGCTCGAACATGGACAGGATCAGCAGAGGAAGGATGTCGGGCCTGGCGATCCTGTCTCGCTTACTCCGTGAGTACATGAGCAGCAGTGCGCTGGATATCACCAGCCTGATGAAGACGACTGCAAAGGGATGATAATATTTGTAGACGATCTTGGTCCAGACAAAGGAAAGTCCCCAGAATGCCATGGCAAGCACTGCCAGCGTGTAAGTCCTGAATTCTTTCAGCATCTTGGATCTTGGTAACTCAGTTCACCTACTCTGTAAGAATGGCAGATTGCGTTCACTGCAACAGGGAAGCAGGCGATGTGGCAGGGTGATTCTTCGGCCTGGACTGAGAGAACAGCAAGTTTGCCTTTAAGGCCAAAGGGACCGCAACCCAAACTATTAAGCCTGAGTTTAAGTTTTTCCTCGAATTCCGAAAGATGCGCTTTTGGGCTTCTTTCCCCCGGTTTTCTGAACAGGGCTTTCTTGGAGAGAGCAGAGGCCAGCTCCAGATTTCCGCCTAAGCCTACACCTATGATCAGTGGAGGGCAGGCATTTGGCAGCGAAGGTCCGATTCTTCTCTCGATGAAATCAGCTAATCCGTCTGAACTCGTATCAGGATTTACAGCTTCAGCAAAAGCGATATTTTCAGAACCGCCGCCTTTCAACATCAAACTGATTTTCAGGGATTTACCGGGTATTTCTTCGAAGTGGATCAAAGCTGGAGTATTGGTGCCTGTGTTTTCACGGAGCAGGGGAGATTTCACGATGGATTTCCGCAGGCTGAGTTTGCAGTAGCATTCGGACACTGCCTGATCAATCAATTCGCTCAACTGAAAATCAAGTTTCAGGCTGTGTCCTTTTTCCACCAGCACACTGACGAATCCGCAGTCCTGGCAGAGCGGGAGCCTGCCGGACCTGGAGGCAAGACAATTTTTTTCTATAAGTTCAAGAGATCCGGTTGATTCACCAGCTGCGGAAAATTCAGATTCCAGCAGAGCCAGATACTCTGCTGGAAGGGAAAAATTCAAATCAGAGATCAGACCTGACAGGTCTTTCAGGATAAGTTCTCTGGAGAGCATCACTTTGGGGCCAGGCCGTAACCGATGTCCAGGGCCTTGAGATTCATTTCCACAATATGTGGCGGCATTCTTTTCCGTACAGCTGTTTTCAGCCCTTCAAGATCGATCTGGGGAACGAGCCCTGCGAGAAGTCCGAGGGATAAAATATTGGTAGAGATTGATTTGCCGAGCTCCCTGATGGCTGTGGAAGTAAGGGGAAAGGCGTGGATCAGGTCATGCAGGGGCGGAGATTTGACATAAGTCGTATCCACTACCAGCATGCCATTTCCCTTGAGGTCCCTGTAGAACTTGTCGCAGGCGTCCTGGGACAGGCAGAGCAGCAGGTCCAGTTTCAGGGCTTTCGGATAGTAAATCGCTTCGTCGGAGATGATCACCTCGGATTTGGATGCTCCGCCGCGGGCTTCAGGGCCGTAAGACTGGGACTGGATCACATTGTATTTTCCATAAATTGAAACTGCGTCAGCAAGCAGGATGCCGGCCATGATCAGACCCTGTCCGCCTGAACCCGAGAGCCTGATTTCATATCTTTTACTCTTTTTCATGATCCCCTCCGGCGGCTCTTTCTATGATTTTCTGATATTCACGTGTGTATTCAGTATATTCGTGGTCCGCCAGAATTCCAGTTTTGATTTTCCCCGCTCTTTTTTCCGGCGGGAGCTTGTCCCAGGCCCTGACATCGATTGAATTCTCTTTCTGCCAGCGCAGCATGTCTGAGGGAGACTTGAATTTATTGCGGCGTCCATAAGCTGTGTAGCACTGGCTGACTGCTTCCACGACGCTGAATCCTGGTTTCTGCAGTGCCTGTTCGATCAGGCCGATCAATCCTGTGACATGATAGGCTGTGCCTCTGGCGACAAATGAGGCACCGGCTCCCACTGCCAGGTCGCAGATGTCGAATGGTCTCTCAATATTCCCGAATGGCGCTGTGGCGGAGCTTCCGCCAACCGGTGTGGTGGGGCTGTATTGCCCGCCGGTCATGCCGTAAATATTGTTGTTGAGCACGATACAGGTGATTTCGATATTGCGCCGGCAGGAGTGGATGAAATGATTGCCTCCGATGGCGGAGGCATCGCCGTCGCCGGTGATTACGATCACCTTCAGGTCCGGGTTCGCCAGCTTGATTCCGGTGGCAAATGGCAGGGCCCTGCCATGAAGGGTGTGGAGAGTGTTGAAATCCACATAAACCGGGGCGCGGGAGCTGCAGCCGATCCCTGACACCATCACTAGATTATCGATGTTCAATTTGAGTTTATCGATGGCGCGGATCAGGGCTCCGAGCACAATGCCGTGCCCGCAGCCCTGGCAGAAAATATGCGGAAATTTCTTGTTTTTCCTCAAATATTTAAATACAACATGGTCCGGGGTTCTGCCCTTGTTCATGATAATACTCCAGTGATTTTCTTGAAAATCGCTTCAGGATAAGCCAGCTCGCCATTGACCTGGAAATAACCGTCCAACGGGAGACGGCCCCTGTTGATCCTTTCGATTTCACGGAAAACCTGTCCAAAGCTCATTTCGGCGACGATGATCTTTTTGCATGTGTTCCGACAACTCTCGATCAGCTGATCCAGGATTTTATCAGGGAAGGGCCAGATCGTTTCAAGCTTGACCAGGCCGATCCTGGCTGGCCGCCAGTCTTTCTTGAATGGCCAGAGCTTCTTCAACTTGGTAATGCGCTGATTCTGTCTGGTGTTTTTCAGGTGCACCTTGCGGATGGCTTCCCTGGCAGAGAGGACGACTGAGCCGAAAGCGATCACTATCACGTCAGGGTTTTCGCAGTCGATCAGTTCAGCGGTGCAGATGTCATCAGTACTGTCCTCTATTTTCCTCATGATCCTGGAAGTGAGGGCTTCGATTTCACTGGTGTCATTTGTGGGATAACCAAGGTCATCGTGGATCAGGCCGGTGACGTTGTAACGGTAACCTTCGCCGAAATCCGCCAGCACCGGAACCTGGAGATCGCGGTCGTAGGGGACATACCAGTCAGGGTGGACCTCGGGTTTTTTCCTGTTGATGATCACGAGCTCCGATCTGGCCGGCAGTTCCACATTCTGCCGCATGTGAGCCACGACTTCGTCCAGCAGCAGAATTACTGGAGTCCGGTATTTTTCAGCAAAGTTGAAGGCTTTGATAGTATTGTCATAGCATTCCTTGACATTGGAAGCCGAAAGCACGATGATTTCGTGGTCACCGTGTGTCCCGAAGCGGGACTGCTGCATGTCTCCCTGGGCAGTGCAGGTTGGCAGTCCAGTTGAAGGCCCGCCACGCATCACATTCACGATCACCACCGGAGTCTCGGTAAGGCAGCCGTATCCGATGCCTTCCTGCATCAGTGAAAATCCGGGGCCTGAAGTAGCGGTCAGGGATTTGGATCCGGCAATGGAAGCGCCGATGCAGGCGCAGATGCTGCCCAGTTCATCTTCCATCTGGATGAATTTTCCCCCCACTTTGGGAAGTTCTTCAGAGAGGAGTTCGGCGATCTCTGTGGATGGTGTGATCGGGTATCCCCCGAAGAAGCGGCAGCCTGCATCGATTGCGCCCATGGCGCAGGCTTCATTTCCCTGCAATAAAAGCTTCCGTTTGCTTTTTTTATCCGGCATCGTCTTTCTCACTTTCTGGTACTGTAATAGCGAAGTCAGGGCAGCGCAGTTCACAGAATTTGCATTTAATACAATTTTCCGGGTTTTTCACGGTGACTTCTCCTGTCGTTTCCTGGTGGAACACACCCTTGGGGCAGAATTCAACGCAGATCCCGCATTTTTTGCACCAGTTCCTGTAAATGTAAACTGAATTAGGCATGTTTTTTCCTCAAACAACTGATTTTTCGAGAGTGAATGACTGGTTTCCCTTGAAGCGGTCTATGGTGAGTTCGCTGATATCGATGGATGTCTTGCCTGTATCGATCAGCTCGGCCATCAGCTCCGTGACTGCAGGAGCGATCATGAAGCCATGCCCGGAATAGCCGACAGCCTGGTAATAATTTGAAAGTCCGGGCATTCGGCCCAGGATCGGCTGGGCATCAGGAGTCATATTGTATAACCCGGCCCATTGTCTGATGATTTTCACTGATTTCATGGCAGGAACTAGTTTGGTGATCTGGCGGCTCATCACCTTGAGAAATTCCAGTGAACTCTCGGTGTTGTGGCTGTATGGTTCATTGTCGTCTCCCCAGCCCATCACTAATGATCCATGCATAGTCTGGCGGAAGTAGATGTGATGGTGGAAGGAAATCACTAAAGGATCCAGGAATTTTTTCAGGGGTTCAGTGACGAGGATTTCATGGCGCTGAGGCCTGGTCGGAATTTCCAGTCCTGCCATGGCAGCTACATCTGCTGAATAGCCCCCAGCGGCGTTAAAAAATACGCCGACTTCAAATTTATCTCCTGTTTCTGTTGAGATTGAAGTGATCTGTTCGCCCCTGCGTTCAATTTTCTTTATTTCAGTGAAAAGGTGGAATTTCACTCCGTTTTTCTTGGCTGCTTCGGCATATGCCTGCGTTACAAGCATGGGGTTGGCGTGTCCGTCAGTCTGACAGTGGGTACCGATTTTCACGTCATCGGTTTTAATATAGGGAAACATTTTTTTAATTTCTGATTGTGAAATGAGCCTTACTGGCACTCCAGCTTTCTGCTGCATCAGGACATTCTTCTCAAACTGCTTTTTTTCTTCCTCAGTGAACGCCAGCAGAAGATATCCGCCCTGATAATATTCTGTTGGATAACCCAGCTCCTGTTCCAGTTTCTCGAAATGCTTGACCGATCTATAGGCGAGCCTGCAGTTTCCAGGTGTGGCCCATTGCTGTCTGATGCCTCCGCCGCAACGGCCGGTGGAGCCTGAACAGACATATTGTTTTTCGAAGACAGCGATGTTCTTGATGCCTCGTTTTGACAGGTAATATGCAAGAGCTGAACCTGTAATCCCTGCGCCGATGATCGCCACATCAAGCTTCATTTTTCCTCCTTGAGGAAAATTTCGAATTCTACGGGCTTGGCCGGCTGCCTGACAGTGGGGAGAGAGATCTGATCTACAGTGCGGCCGGTTTCCTCTGCCAGGATCCTCGCGATCAGGCTCTGGCAGGTGCGGCCCTGGCACATGCCCATGCCGGCGCGGAGAAGTTTTCTGATTTCATTGATTGTGGTGAAACCGTGTTCACGTATGCAGGCCCTGATTTCATCCTCAGTGATATCTTCGCAGCGGCAGATGATGACCTGATTCTTCTTCATTTTTCCCCCTTGCCGGTCGCCCTGAAATGCCTGACCCGGTTAAGGTCCGTCCTCGGTATGCGGAGCGTGATGATCTTGCGTTTGTGCATGATCTTGAATTCAGCGATTTTAATGACTCTGCCTCTGCCTACAATTTCGCCTGCCCTGTCCAGTGTGACGACAATCTCTCCCTCTGCAGGGACTGATGACAGTTCATATGGCAGGATCAGGTCCGACTCA is part of the Candidatus Wallbacteria bacterium genome and harbors:
- a CDS encoding DMT family transporter, which gives rise to MLKEFRTYTLAVLAMAFWGLSFVWTKIVYKYYHPFAVVFIRLVISSALLLMYSRSKRDRIARPDILPLLILSMFEPLLYFLCESLGLKYVSSTVASLIIAMIPVLIPVGAFLFLRERLSGSGIIGLIISLAGVASLILGPDLTFRYSPLGILLMLGAVLSAVSYNLICARLVKKYSPLTLVTWQNTAGVLYFLPLFLIYGLDSVRQTPVAGELVLNILNLAVFSSTLAFVFNNQVIQDIGVSRTNIFTNLIPVFTALSAYLLLGESFDLAKLASMAVIISGVAISQLKPAEKPAW
- a CDS encoding fumarate hydratase, with the translated sequence MLSRELILKDLSGLISDLNFSLPAEYLALLESEFSAAGESTGSLELIEKNCLASRSGRLPLCQDCGFVSVLVEKGHSLKLDFQLSELIDQAVSECYCKLSLRKSIVKSPLLRENTGTNTPALIHFEEIPGKSLKISLMLKGGGSENIAFAEAVNPDTSSDGLADFIERRIGPSLPNACPPLIIGVGLGGNLELASALSKKALFRKPGERSPKAHLSEFEEKLKLRLNSLGCGPFGLKGKLAVLSVQAEESPCHIACFPVAVNAICHSYRVGELSYQDPRC
- a CDS encoding 2-oxoacid:acceptor oxidoreductase family protein — translated: MKKSKRYEIRLSGSGGQGLIMAGILLADAVSIYGKYNVIQSQSYGPEARGGASKSEVIISDEAIYYPKALKLDLLLCLSQDACDKFYRDLKGNGMLVVDTTYVKSPPLHDLIHAFPLTSTAIRELGKSISTNILSLGLLAGLVPQIDLEGLKTAVRKRMPPHIVEMNLKALDIGYGLAPK
- a CDS encoding 2-oxoacid:ferredoxin oxidoreductase subunit beta; this encodes MNKGRTPDHVVFKYLRKNKKFPHIFCQGCGHGIVLGALIRAIDKLKLNIDNLVMVSGIGCSSRAPVYVDFNTLHTLHGRALPFATGIKLANPDLKVIVITGDGDASAIGGNHFIHSCRRNIEITCIVLNNNIYGMTGGQYSPTTPVGGSSATAPFGNIERPFDICDLAVGAGASFVARGTAYHVTGLIGLIEQALQKPGFSVVEAVSQCYTAYGRRNKFKSPSDMLRWQKENSIDVRAWDKLPPEKRAGKIKTGILADHEYTEYTREYQKIIERAAGGDHEKE
- a CDS encoding 2-oxoacid:acceptor oxidoreductase subunit alpha → MPDKKSKRKLLLQGNEACAMGAIDAGCRFFGGYPITPSTEIAELLSEELPKVGGKFIQMEDELGSICACIGASIAGSKSLTATSGPGFSLMQEGIGYGCLTETPVVIVNVMRGGPSTGLPTCTAQGDMQQSRFGTHGDHEIIVLSASNVKECYDNTIKAFNFAEKYRTPVILLLDEVVAHMRQNVELPARSELVIINRKKPEVHPDWYVPYDRDLQVPVLADFGEGYRYNVTGLIHDDLGYPTNDTSEIEALTSRIMRKIEDSTDDICTAELIDCENPDVIVIAFGSVVLSAREAIRKVHLKNTRQNQRITKLKKLWPFKKDWRPARIGLVKLETIWPFPDKILDQLIESCRNTCKKIIVAEMSFGQVFREIERINRGRLPLDGYFQVNGELAYPEAIFKKITGVLS
- a CDS encoding 4Fe-4S binding protein; this encodes MPNSVYIYRNWCKKCGICVEFCPKGVFHQETTGEVTVKNPENCIKCKFCELRCPDFAITVPESEKDDAG
- a CDS encoding FAD-binding oxidoreductase, producing MKLDVAIIGAGITGSALAYYLSKRGIKNIAVFEKQYVCSGSTGRCGGGIRQQWATPGNCRLAYRSVKHFEKLEQELGYPTEYYQGGYLLLAFTEEEKKQFEKNVLMQQKAGVPVRLISQSEIKKMFPYIKTDDVKIGTHCQTDGHANPMLVTQAYAEAAKKNGVKFHLFTEIKKIERRGEQITSISTETGDKFEVGVFFNAAGGYSADVAAMAGLEIPTRPQRHEILVTEPLKKFLDPLVISFHHHIYFRQTMHGSLVMGWGDDNEPYSHNTESSLEFLKVMSRQITKLVPAMKSVKIIRQWAGLYNMTPDAQPILGRMPGLSNYYQAVGYSGHGFMIAPAVTELMAELIDTGKTSIDISELTIDRFKGNQSFTLEKSVV
- a CDS encoding (2Fe-2S)-binding protein — translated: MKKNQVIICRCEDITEDEIRACIREHGFTTINEIRKLLRAGMGMCQGRTCQSLIARILAEETGRTVDQISLPTVRQPAKPVEFEIFLKEEK